Genomic DNA from Dermacentor variabilis isolate Ectoservices chromosome 6, ASM5094787v1, whole genome shotgun sequence:
atatcgccgactacctcgccgccactcagtggagccctcgacgaccgtcccttCGCCGTCACCAGGGCGTTACCTGTCCCTGCAACGTcggccatacactggcccagcctggggtcggtctgcaagcccatatccggaaaactaaaagcagtaaccgatggaggtgtggctGCTGCTCGTCGAACAGACGAAGACCCTTTGCCACCGACGAACAGGACGCAAAGACTACCTCGACTGCACATCAATGAGAAGCCGCCACCCCGACGAAGCCTAGAAGCAAACAATACATCGTCAGaagaagacctgacgacgcgacgttccagcaaCAGGTCAACACGACGTCGCcgcgatccgacgccaagacttaactgcaacgcaagactaAGAACCACTGAACTCGACGTGGTTCTCGACACCTTCGTGGTCATCGCCTTAATGGATGGACACAGGaaccgactactccgtcatgagtggacccactGCCTcctagttgaagaaagttaagactgcatgggaaggccctcgaaTTCGAACCGCCGAAGAACACGTAATAACGCTgcctggaatctgcacggcagaATTACTGTTCCTGACCGGGCCTGTCCTGCCACTTCAGTTATCCTCCAAAAGTGTTCAAaggacgtcattctcggcatgaactTAAACCAACACGGCGCGATCATAGACCTGAAATCGAAGTCGATAATGCTGTCCACAGACTGTTCTAAAGTTGGGGGTCCGTGCGTCCACAAAGGTGCCATGGATGGTACCGTGCCAGATGCCGGGAGAAAGAAGGGTTCCGAGAGACGGCTAAGAGATGAGAAAACGGATTATAGTTTTAAAAAAAAGTACGTGATacagagcaatggaacgaagagtgctaggcataacgttaagagacagaaagagagcggtttggatcagagagcaaacgcgtatagccgatattctaatggacatcaagaggaaaaaatgaagctgggcaggtcatataatgcgccggttagataactgttggaccattaggtttacagaatgggtaccaagagaaagaaaacgcaatcgaggacgacaaaagactaggtggagcgatgaaattaggaaattcgcgggcgctagttggaatcggcgcaggacaggggtaattggagatcgcagggagaggccttcgtcctgcaatttacataaaacatgatgatgatgatgatgatgatgattcagttTTACTAACACGGCGCCAGCTATCGGAGCACACTACAGGCTAGAGTCTTTGCATGTCCATGCGTCCCTCCACTCTTTCGCAGCCTTTCGGACCCGCTTTTTATGCCGTTTGGCTCCCTATTTCCCTCGTCGAGGGAATTCACTGGCCATTCACAAACGCCGAACCCTCACTTGTCTCCAATGTGGCACGCCTGTCTCCAACGTGGCAGGCCTGTCCTTAACATCCCACGTTTCTCCAACGTGGCACAATACGAGGCCACCACGTGGTAAACTGTGAACCTGCCGTCGACTACTTTCCGCAGGAGTTGCTTGTTTGTCCATTAGACTCGAGTGACGTTGATTGAGTTACCACGATTGAACGATCAGGCATGATCAGCACCCGTAATAGCGACATGTCTGCCGGTGAAGCATCCTTTATTCTGAGGGATCGTCAGGCACAACAAGACCAAGCGATACCGACGGAGAGGCCTTCCAGTCAGTGCGCATTGAATGTACTCGAAGATctagtgagcatcccgcctcgctccagtatTGCCACTTACGTCAGCCCCGAAACACCCCCAGATGTACAAGGCGTAATCGAGGGTGATCAACGTAAACTGTtcgatcgtgaaatttgcgtcgcaagctGGATCGCGCGGCTGTACGGAGGAAAAGCAAAAGTAATGCTGACCAGCTTCAGTCAgaagttcaagcacgtcaacaagggcacgactaTCGCATACCTCGAGGAAATTGTgaaaaccagcaatgcattcgtcctcttggattctgtcgcatctacctcGATGACCGTAGCTCCCGAACCAATCTTCGGCATAAATCCAAGCCTCCCACTgatgaagcagcagcagctcgaAAGACTTTTCCAACGGTACAAAGACTGCTCTTCGACGTCGTCAAAGGCTCGGCAAATACCAATTGCGAAgcgtcgcataataaccgaagaatgcgcttgaccactccgccagagcccttaccgagtgtcGACGCGAGAACGAGAAGTATCatacaacaagtcgacgaaatccTGCGCGGCGACATcattcagccgtcgaaaagcctgtggACGTCTCCTGTGGTCTTAGTGTAGAAGAAAGATGGAAGTTCGCGCTCctgtgtcgattatcgccgcttgagagagagagagagagagagaaacattatttggttccttcaagaaattagcgtctcgaggtctccgttgtcttcttgggcgccggcgacttggagcctcttccggcaagggtggacccctattccagggctccactgagcctagctacctcactagcgtgctgcactaaggccctttgagccgtgagctcgcagctggtaagccgactctcccactgctccgcactcgggttattgtgttgatggaatgattgattgtgtttacattcccatgtgacatgatatagtgtgggtgtggccccgcaccatgggcaggtgtctctgtattgtgttgggtaaattttgtttaggatgtataaatttgggaatgGGGGAGTTTGCCTGCAAtttgcgccaactcgttgcttcctccttcgttagagttttgtgcggtgggggatatttggctctcgtccctctgtataagtttaagatttctgtgtatcctccttcacaagcgtgtgggtgatactccggggcgtccgactgctctgctcggaacgtggtctctcgagctaggctgtctaccctttcgttaccctctatgcctgcCTGGGACGGAAtccagattaacttgtgcgtaacgttctCTCGGCGAAATTGGCTctgccaagaattctgagggcggctttgctaatcctgcccctcgtgtaatttctgcacgcttccttcgggtctgttaagatgtttagaggcctgcctgtcctatatccttctactgccgccagcgccacggcaatttcttcggcctccgctgtgccggctgcctttgccgtcacacatgtgatcagattcccgtcgccgtccaccaccaccgccgtggccgtgcgcttcccttctcgcgggtacgtggcagcatccgtgtataTCGTGTTGTTTAGTAGCGCTAGTGTGTTCTCCACGTActcggctcgcgcctgccttctgctctcgtgaaggttggggtccatgttcttaggtactggcctaacgcttattgtttttcttaagcagcCGGGCgcgtctgcgtatctatctacgtgtccgcttgtgtcccgtcccagcctagtcaggagcgctctccctgcaggggtgcttttgagtctggctttCTGCATTTCgagcagggcttccgccagttcgctgaaagtgttgctgttgcccagttggagcagtttttcgtttgacgtgtttttttttttgcagatggagagccgtcttgtatgctttgcTGAGTATCGTAtccgcctgttccctctctcctttggtcatcgcgtggtacggtagcgagtacatgactcggctgacgaccaggctgccgacgagtttgattgtgtcttcctctttcatgccgtatctttttaggagaccctgttgatcatccgtcccacctgctccgtcactttgctcagcaggctgatggtgtggctgcattttctgctgccctgtagccacatgcccaggattctGATCATGTTTTGTTCCGGGATGTTTTGACCGTCAAGCGTTACTTCCAGTGCTGCTTGGGGggggtgtctacctactctcagtagttcggatttttcagtggagcataccagtcccctttggtgtacttttcgacacagcgcgcagcctcttgtagcttctcttgtttttctcccggtgaaccttgcgtgacccaaaccgtgaTGTCGTCCGTGTACATCGCATGTTGGATGCCCTGGATCTCGCCGAGTCGTTTCGCCAGGCCGATCGTCGCTACATTAAATAGCACGGGCGATATtacggagccttggggtgtgcctttacacggtgtggaggtgtcgcttctcaactcccccagccctaccgttgctgttctgtcggttaggaagtccttgacgtagtcgtgtactttccttccgcaGTTCGTGTTGTTAAGGCCCTCcattatggccgcgtggctgacgttgtcgaaggcgcctttgatgtcgagcgccatcacaacgttttcacccgccttgggcattgtgtcgagtacctcctctttgagttgtaggaggacgtcctgcgtcgataggttggCCTTGAAGCCATGCCTGCTGTCAGGGCACCACCTCCCGTTCTCTAGGTGCTGCTGGATCCTTCTGATGACTATTCTctcatacagttttcccaggcacgacgtgagcgagatcgacctgagattctcgatctgtagtttcttgcccggcttgggtatcGTGACCAcgacggcgtgtttccattccgccgGTACCTTCCCCTCTTGCCAGAGCGTGTTGAGGTACGACGTCAGCTGATCGATTGCCTCGTCGCTTAGGTTTCTTATGAGCGAGTTTCGAATGTTTTCCGCTCCCGCCGCTGTATTCTTGGTGGCCGCTCTCACGGCTTCGGTGACCTCCTCTCTCGTGATGGGTCGGTCCATGTTCGGGTTTTCCTCACCGAGATAATCTCCTTTGTAACCTTCGATTCGGTCTTTCCCGTAGCATTTTTCGCGGACTTCTTTCAGCAGCTGCTCTTCGGAACCTTCGCACTGGTGAACCAGTCTTTGGATCGACTTGCCGCTTTCGGACTTGTTCTTGCTAGCGTCCATTAGGGCCTTAAGGATGCGCCACGTTTTGGCCGTACTTAGGGTCCAATTGAGCGAGTTGCTAAACTCTtgccacccctgtctggccagctgcgtcgcgtactcctccgTCTGCCTAGTAATGTCcgctatcttcttctttagcttcttgtttagcttttgtcttttccatctcttGGTGAGCCCGTGTCTAGCCTCCCAGAGCCTGAGGAGCCGCTTGTCAATCTCCGGTGTTTGTTCGGTTCTGTGCACTTCTTGCGTGTACATTTCCTGAATTTGCTTGAGTTGTTGGCTCCACTCTTCTACCGAGGTAATGTTACCCTTTAGCTGTCGACAGTGTGCTCTAAAGGCGTCGCAATCCGTTAGCCAAGCCGTACCAATTTTCCTCTTGACATTGTCTGCCACCGTGCTCACTCTTAttatgtggtggtcgctgccaagGTTCTCGAGCAGGTTTTCCCACTCTGCCTGCTTGGCGCCCCTCATAAAGGTTAGGTCGGGGCACGTGTCTGGACTGACGCTGTTTCCCTGTCTAGTCGGCTGGTTTTCATCGGTTAGCAGCTCGCATCCGGTGTTTTCTGCCGCCGTGCGGATGCCTCGTCCCTTCTTGTCTTCCTTCTTATAGCCCCAGTGCGGGCTTTtagcattaaagtctcccgctATGATTAGAGTGTTTTGTCCCGCCAATTTCTTGGCCTCCGCGAAAAGTTTAATAAAGTTTCCTTTTGTTTGTTTAGGTGGACTGTACAAGCTTACTATGTAGGTACTTctagcctttcttttctttttgggaatCACCTCCGTGATCACGTGTTCTATCTGGGTGTCCTCAATTTCTTTATGCGCTATGGTTACTACTTTGTTACTTATGAGGGTCGCGGTGCGGCCACTCTCCTAGCACATGTAGCCCCTGAGCGCGGGGGTATTATTGGTTTCCTGTAGCATGATTATATCTGGTGGATTTTCTCGCATAGATATGACCTGTTGCAGGAGTCCTTGCTTGCGCTTGTACCCTCTACAGTTCTACTGCCATACTTCTAGTTGGTTTTGTCCTGCCATGTTGCGTTGTTACTGCTGTTGCTTGTACCTTGGGTTTCTGATCCGAATCTCCTGTCATTGTATAGCTTATCCCTGGCGTCATTAGTGGTTTTTCTACGTGTTTTGATTTTTGACGTAGTTACGGAAGCTCTGGTCCTGCAGAGCTATCTTTTGTTGCGTTTGTTGCATCTGATTTTGCACCTGTTGCATTTGGTTTTGCACGCTAGTCATGAAATTCCTGATTTCATCATTAAAGCTTTTCTCTTCGGTGTTTTGCTGCTGCACTGGTGCCACGGCCTGCGGTGGTGGCGTTGGCGTTCTGATTGGCGAGTACCCCGCTCGTCTGAGCTCTTGCATTTCTTTAATTAGGTCATCTATCCTCTTTCTGAGTGGTCGCGTTTCTTCTCGGCTTAGCTCGAGTTTGCGTTTGAGACTTTTGTTTTCCTCACTTAGTTGCctttcggccgctgtctgcgtgttgttagtgtgtggtcccgagtgcggagcaaaaaGTGTTTTGGGAGGGCCGGTCCCCCAGCTCACCTTAACGCCGCCGCcctcttcttttgctgtttttgctgtttttgctgctgctgctgctgctgctgctgctgctgctgctgctgctgctgctgctgctgctgctgctgctgctgctgctgctgctgctgctgctgctgctgctgctgctgctgctgctgctgctgctgctgctgctgctgctgctgctgctgctgctgctgctgctgctgctgctgctgctgctgctgctgctgctgctgctgctgctgctgctgctgctgctgctgctgctgctgctgctgctgctgctgctgctgctgctgctgctgctgctgctgctgctgctgctgctgctgctgctgctgctgctgctgctgctgctgctgctgctgctgctgctgctgctgctgctgctgctgctgctgctgctgctgctgctgctgctgctgctgctgctgctgctgctgctgctgctgctgctgctgctgctgctgctgctgctgctgctgctgctgctgctgctgctgctgctgctgctgctgctgctgctgctgctgctgctgctgctgctgctgctgctgctgctgctgctgctgctgctgctgctgctgctgctgctgctgctgctgctgctgctgctgctgctgctgctgctgctgctgctgctgctgctgctgctgctgctgctgctgctgctgctgctgctgctgctgctgctgctgctgctgctgctgctgctgctgctgctgctgctgctgctgctgctgctgctgctgctgctgctgctgctgctgctgctgctgctgctgctgctgctgctgctgctgctgctgctgctgctgctgctgctgctgctgctgctgctgctgctgctgctgctgctgctgctgctgctgctgctgctgctgctgctgctgctgctgctgctgctgctgctgctgctgctgctgctgctgctgctgctgctgctgctgctgctgctgctgctgctgctgctgctgctgctgctgctgctgctgctgctgctgctgctgctgctgctgctgctgctgctgctgctgctgctgctgctgctgctgctgctgctgctgctgctgctgctgctgctgctgctgctgctgctgctgctgctgctgctgctgctgctgctgctgctgctgctgctgctgctgctgctgctgctgctgctgctgctgctgctgctgctgctgctgctgctgctgctgctgctgctgctgctgctgctgctgctgctgctgctgctgctgctgctgctgctgctgctgctgctgctgctgctgctgctgctgctgctgctgctgctgctgctgctgctgctgctgctgctgctgctgctgctgctgctgctgctgctgctgctgctgctgctgctgctgctgctgctgctgctgctgctgctgctgctgctgctgctgctgctgctgctgctgctgctgctgctgctgctgctgctgctgctgctgctgctgctgctgctgctgctgctgctgctgctgctgctgctgctgctgctgctgctgctgctgctgctgctgctgctgctgctgctgctgctgctgctgctgctgctgctgctgctgctgctgctgctgctgctgctgctgctgctgctgctgctgctgctgctgctgctgctgctgctgctgctgctgctgctgctgctgctgctgctgctgctgctgctgctgctgctgctgctgctgctgctgctgctgctgctgctgctgctgctgctgctgctgctgctgctgctgctgctgctgctgctgctgctgctgctgctgctgctgctgctgctgctgctgctgctgctgctgctgctgctgctgctgctgctgctgctgctgctgctgctgctgctgctgctgctgctgctgctgctgctgctgctgctgctgctgctgctgctgctgctgctgctgctgctgctgctgctgctgctgctgctgctgctgctgctgctgctgctgctgctgctgctgctgctgctgctgctgctgctgctgctgctgctgctgctgctgctgctgctgctgctgctgctgctgctgctgctgctgctgctgctgctgctgctgctgctgctgctgctgctgctgctgctgctgctgctgctgctgctgctgctgctgctgctgctgctgctgctgctgctgctgctgctgctgctgctgctgctgctgctgctgctgctgctgctgctgctgctgctgctgctgctgctgctgctgctgctgctgctgctgctgctgctgctgctgctgctgctgctgctgctgctgctgctgctgctgctgctgctgctgctgctgctgctgctgctgctgctgctgctgctgctgctgctgctgctgctgctgctgctgctgctgctgctgctgctgctgctgctgctgctgctgctgctgctgctgctgctgctgctgctgctgctgctgctgctgctgctgctgctgctgctgctgctgctgctgctgctgctgctgctgctgctgctgctgctgctgctgctgctgctgctgctgctgctgctgctgctgctgctgctgctgctgctgctgctgctgctgctgctgctgctgctgctgctgctgctgctgctgctgctgctgctgctgctgctgctgctgctgctgctgctgctgctgctgctgctgctgctgctgctgctgctgctgctgctgctgctgctgctgctgctgctgctgctgctgctgctgctgctgctgctgctgctgctgctgctgctgctgctgctgctgctgctgctgctgctgctgctgctgctgctgctgctgctgctgctgctgctgctgctgctgctgctgctgctgctgctgctgctgctgctgctgctgctgctgctgctgctgctgctgctgctgctgctgctgctgctgctgctgctgctgctgctgctgctgctgctgctgctgctgctgctgctgctgctgctgctgctgctgctgctgctgctgctgctgctgctgctgctgctgctgctgctgctgctgctgctgctgctgctgctgctgctgctgctgctgctgctgctgctgctgctgctgctgctgctgctgctgctgctgctgctgctgctgctgctgctgctgctgctgctgctgctgctgctgctgctgctgctgctgctgctgctgctgctgctgctgctgctgctgctgctgctgctgctgctgctgctgctgctgctgctgctgctgctgctgctgctgctgctgctgctgctgctgctgctgctgctgctgctgctgctgctgctgctgctgctgctgctgctgctgctgctgctgctgctgctgctgctgctgctgctgctgctgctgctgctgctgctgctgctgctgctgctgctgctgctgctgctgctggcccatGCCGCCCAGGGGTGGATAGGATGCGTCCCGGTTGGACCCTTGGCTCTGGCTCCGGCCCCGACCGCGGCTCCAGCTCCGTGACCCGCTCCGGTAGGCATTGAAGTTTTGTTGACCCTGGCCCTCGTCTCGGAACCACCTCGGTCTTCTTGCACCGCCTCTGCTTCGGCTGCGGCTGCGCCTCTGCTGCTGATGTCCCTGGGGACCTCCTCGCAGCTTGCCTGCCGTCTTGAGTCGTTGCTTGCAGTCCCGCGTGCCTGCCACGTGGTCGCCCCCGCATATCAGGCATTTGGGCGTGCACTGGTGTTGTTCCGCTGGATTTTGGCAGCCacattgcttgcaggccttggccTCCGGATTCGGGCAGACGTCCGACCGATGCCCCTGAGTCCAGCATTTGCAGCATACTTGTCTCGTCGGGCGGTACGGGTAGCACCACATCTCTCCACCGTGGTAGAGTACTTGCTTCGGGATTACGGGGCCATCAAATGTGATGACGGCCGTGCTCGAACGTCCCAGCATCCTGGCTGCTAAAATCTTGACTCCTTGAGTTCGGACTCTAAGGTTCGCCTTGAGTTCTTCCGGCGAGGTCCCCGCGTCCACCCCGTGGATGACCCCACGCAACGTGCCCTCCGGCGCCGCCACGTGTGCGTTGATGGCGTAGCTGCTGTTCCCGAACGTTAGCTGCGTGATGCGCCGCATACGTTGGGCCGCCTCTTCGTAGTCGGTGCTTACTATTATGATGTTGGGAGCCATTGCACAGCCTGATGATCAAGTCTTCCGCCGTGCATCCGGATCCGGTGTCCGCGACCACCGCTCGCGCAACCTGGTGTGTCTGCAAGCTCTTGACTGCGAGTCCCGTCGGCCTGAGCATTATCTTTAAATCGTCCTTGGGGAGCGGAGGCAGTCTCCTCCGCGGCaccccctctcctcctcctcgtttCGGCGCAGCTGGCGCGCCGCCTGTGATCAAGTCTTCCGCCGTGCATGCGGATCCGGTGGCCGCGACCACCGCTCGCGCAACCTGGTGTGTCTGCAAGCTCTTGACTGCGAGTCCCGTCGGCCTGAGCATTATCTTTAAATCGTCCTTGGGGAGCGGAGGCAGTCTCCTCCGCGGCaccccctctcctcctcctcgtttCGGCGCAGCTGGCGCGCCGCCTGTGATCAAGTCTTCCGCCGTGCATGCGGATCCGGTGGCCGCGACCACCGCTCGCGCAACCTGGTGTGTCTGCAAGCTCTTGACTGCGAGTCCCGTCGGCCTGAGCACTATCTTTATATCGTCCTTGGGGAGCGGAGGCAGTCTCCTCCGCGGCaccccctctcctcctcctcgcttCGGCGCAGCTGACGCGCCGCCTGTGATCTTTTCGTCGCCTAGGGAATTTCCGTTCCTTAGCGCCGTTCCCGCCAAAACTTGGCTGCTCGATCCTTTGCCGTCTTGCTGGCACCTCTTCTGTCTCCTGGACATGGCGATCTCCCATTCCGGgtcgcgcatttacattcgctcgcctgtgcagccagtcgactgcagcgccgcccccgcggcaccaacgggaactatatatctaggtaacttttcgccctagggaagcctaggtccctaggtgtcgtgtaaaaaacgcgcctagctcctgaaacgccctagtccccgggcgcgcgcgcgcggggcccatagaaatataccatagcgcagGTAGTGTgtggtagtattgtttgtgccaactcgccggaaCAGCAGGGTAGGTGGTTCATTGACCGTGtacgcaagcagcacgaccacgaacgaagcgatacaaggtggaacagcgcgttttacggcaattgaagttgtgtgtgtgtgacgcgcttggtgtgtgcaaaaaGCAAtttagttgcgtgtgtgacgaatgtAGGGCTCTAAGCGCCACCTGTTTCCGGTAGTCCAAATGTGccatggcggcttcctgtcaaTTGGATGCATTGGATGTGAGCGTAGCATGGGAGCTTCAATGGTACATCTAAGCTTTCTTGGTTATCcccagctgttccttatatttccGCGTAATAACTCTTTCTTGAACCCAATAGAATACCCAATAGGGATCGTGtagaagctcagaggctgcacctgtcattcacatagacaggtaaggtagctgttcgcgaccactttcaacttatctgggacgtacataattttttgtgttatttatgCATGCTTAGGCATCATTTTTTCACGCCGCCTGAAATCCTCGCTGAAAGTAcgctttaaatgcactgcacGCCTTAAATTGACACCCATCTGTAACGTGTTAGAGCCGTTAATTATAGCCCATATTTTGCGGACTACGATTTTAACTTCATGCGCACTACCGCCCCTTTGTTTTGTTGCGCTCGCGATATCAATGTTTTTAGATCCAGAAGACTGCTTCCGCATGAAAGAAGAGACTCGCCGTGTTAGATTGTACACATGGAGAGCGAACGCTGTGACACGCTCTTTAAATTGGCCGACTATTGCAAGCGGTGGCATCATTGCCGTCGTCGAAGTGTATATACAGGCACACTATAATAGAGACATACGTATTTACAGTGCCAAATGAACAATTTGGTGTTTCGTCCCTTGGCGCTCTCCTGCtcggcctgacaggcaggtgtcaagcagtgcgttgcactgaaagcgcATGAGCATACCGCGAAATCTACGCGAGCGCTCTTATAGAcaaatgctcgaagatttctATCACCAGCTGCCACTTGAAAGTGCGTTTAGCTAGCAAGCCAGCAGCAGTGTCTGCGCTTTCAAGCATACACTTGATCATACGAAGATAATGAGACAAAGTGTAAACACATGAATGGCAAATTCAATATTTCTTGTCACTCGAAAATCCTCAAACCTGCCAGTTCTTCgttagtgcgtgaaaaagtggaattttgtgatgtttaatagcagacattggttcatccaaacgtggctttgcctaggccgtcgcattgtatgaatgaattatcaaatgcatgAGCATTGGAGCAATGAGGCGATGTAGCAgaaaaatgcacctttgttctcttttcactttgcctCATGCTATTCTGTCTCAAGTTTAGCCATTGTCAAAGCATCAATTTCGACTGGCGCAGCAACGCTCGTCTGAATGGCATCTGTCAATGTCGTAAgttgtcattgctcctttcagcacacatGTTACATGGCCTTTGACATCTTCAGTACAACCTAGATGTGTTTCACAGCTGTGGTTGCCtcagtgcatatagaagcaacgaagtgatgccaaatacttttccagaataactgaaatgtgggcaagttcaTTCGGATTCATGATTATGGCAGATTTGTACCCAACACTGCGTAACACTACTACACAGACTGGCGTTTCGGGTAGTCGAGACAAAATTCTTATTAAAACCCCTTTGAGATTTGGCAAACTGTTAGCTAGGTgggataaagtaattgtgattcagaatggtagcctcaacattgagcacaaggcaagaggtgagttttttattgtgatcattttctacaagcatgcacattagcgttacagtagtacgagcatctttgtagcacatccttcccTGTATAAAAAGGGTCATCTTGCTTACTGCTTAGCTGTTGTTATGCATTGTCCACTTCTATGGTGTTGATGCCCAGGATCTCTACAAGACGGAACCTGTGTGGTACAGTCTTGTGGCTGCTTGTGTTCTTCTCCCCTAGCCAGAGGAATGAAGGGGggttcacg
This window encodes:
- the LOC142586070 gene encoding uncharacterized protein LOC142586070; the protein is MAPNIIIVSTDYEEAAQRMRRITQLTFGNSSYAINAHVAAPEGTLRGVIHGVDAGTSPEELKANLRVRTQGVKILAARMLGRSSTAVITFDGPVIPKQVLYHGGEMWCYPYRPTRQVCCKCWTQGHRSDVCPNPEAKACKQCGCQNPAEQHQCTPKCLICGGDHVAGTRDCKQRLKTAGKLRGGPQGHQQQRRSRSRSRGGARRPRWFRDEGQGQQNFNAYRSGSRSWSRGRGRSQSQGSNRDASYPPLGGMAAAAAAAAAAAAAAAAAAAAAAAAAAAAAAAAAAAAAAAAAAAAAAAAAAAAAAAAQQQQQQQQQQQQQQQQQQQQQQQQQQQQQQQQQQQQQQAAAAAAAAAAAAAAAAAAAAAAAAAAAAAAAAAAAAAAAAAAAAAAAAAAAAAAAAAAAAAAAAQQQQQQQQQQQQQQQQQQQQQQQQQHSSSSSSSSSSSSSSSSSSSSSSSSTAAAAAAAAAAAAAAAAQQQQQQQQQQQQQQQQQQQQQQQQQQQQQQQQQQQQQQQQQQQQQQQQQQQQQQQQQQQQQQQQQQQQQQQQQQQQQQQQQQQQQQQQQQQQQQQQQQQQQQQQQQQQQQQQQQQQQQQQQQQQQQQQQQQQQQQQQQQQQQQQQQQQQQQQQQQQQQQQQQQQQQQQQQQQQQQQQQQQQQQQQQQQQQQQQQQQQQQQQQQQQQQQQQQQQQQQQQQQQQQQQQQQQQQQQQQQQQQQQQQQQQQQQQQQQQQQQQQQQQQQQQQQQQQQQQQQQQQQQQQQQQQQQQQQQQQQQQQQQQQQQQQQQQQQQQQQQQQQQQQQQQQQQQQQQQQQQQQQQQQQQQQQQQQQQQQQQQQQQQQQQQQQQQQQQQQQQQQQQQQQQQQQQQQQQQQQQQQQQQQQKQQKQQKKRAAALSPHWGYKKEDKKGRGIRTAAENTGCELLTDENQPTRQGNSVSPDTCPDLTFMRGAKQAEWENLLENLGSDHHIIRALMDASKNKSESGKSIQRLVHQCEGSEEQLLKEVREKCYGKDRIEGYKGDYLGEENPNMDRPITREEVTEAVRAATKNTAAGAENIRNSLIRNLSDEAIDQLTSYLNTLWQEGKVPAEWKHAVVVTIPKPVELVLAVDVRPFLF